The Streptomyces sp. NBC_01353 genome contains a region encoding:
- a CDS encoding helix-turn-helix transcriptional regulator produces the protein MSHPPFSPDHARAARLRIGLAPEQVVAAMGQLGVQRPVAAVLSWEAGVVAPSEAELFALADALWCAVPELMALRPRSLREHRLARKFTAVRLAQRIGMDADEYARAEKDHRWGGTDRQTLCLADALGLEPDELLSVIRRAGDLDGLLRQAVEGRWKQHTTPLARLAGAPEHRVAQALRTLHQEYAGFNERYMGHLVARNDNARLREIATERAGWLHNLTDRFLHLVGHDAGPPL, from the coding sequence ATGTCTCACCCTCCGTTCTCTCCCGACCATGCCCGGGCCGCCCGTCTGCGCATCGGCCTGGCCCCCGAACAGGTCGTCGCCGCCATGGGACAGCTGGGGGTGCAGCGCCCGGTGGCCGCGGTCCTCTCCTGGGAGGCCGGGGTGGTAGCGCCTTCGGAGGCCGAACTCTTCGCGCTGGCCGACGCGTTGTGGTGTGCCGTCCCGGAACTCATGGCGTTGCGACCGAGGTCCCTGCGCGAGCACCGTCTGGCCAGGAAGTTCACCGCGGTGAGGCTGGCCCAGCGCATCGGCATGGACGCGGACGAGTACGCACGCGCCGAGAAGGACCACCGCTGGGGCGGAACCGACCGGCAGACCCTGTGCCTTGCGGACGCCCTGGGGCTCGAGCCGGACGAACTGCTGAGCGTCATCCGTCGGGCGGGCGACCTCGACGGCCTGCTCCGCCAGGCCGTCGAAGGCCGCTGGAAGCAGCACACCACCCCGCTCGCGCGGCTCGCCGGCGCACCCGAGCACCGGGTGGCGCAAGCGCTGCGGACCCTGCACCAGGAGTACGCCGGCTTCAACGAGCGCTACATGGGCCATCTCGTCGCCCGCAACGACAACGCACGGCTGCGGGAGATCGCCACGGAGCGGGCCGGTTGGCTGCACAACCTGACGGACCGGTTCCTCCACCTCGTCGGCCACGACGCCGGACCCCCGCTGTGA
- a CDS encoding nucleobase:cation symporter-2 family protein produces the protein MDEVLPLPTLSLYGFQHVLAFYAGAVLVPVILGNSLGLSRQELVYLINADLVTAGIATIIQAWGFWRIGARLPLVQGATFTAVSPMIAIGQGAGGGTAGLLVVYGAVITGGVATFLLAPFAGRLTAYFPPIVTGTLLTVIGIVLIPVALQDVGGGAALSGGPRYGDHVSLAYAGGTLLFILLVVRFGGPFLRSVAVLLGLVGGTAVAWLLGDADLGAVEQAEWLGVSTPFHYGLPHFSVFPMLAMVVVMLITMVETTGDVYAMGEITDRHVDGETVSRALRADGVATVLGGVFNSFPYVAFAENIGLVRISRVTSRFVVVAAGVFMILLGLVPKAGAVVASVPHPVLGAAAVVMFGMVATVGIQILAKVDLRQERNALILAVSLGAAMLPTAVAPFFERMPTEVRAVLGSGITLGTLSAVLLNLFFHVFESRREREDIDWDGLAAYEDGAGPQTGTAR, from the coding sequence GTGGACGAGGTCCTCCCGCTCCCCACCCTCTCGCTCTACGGTTTCCAGCACGTTCTGGCGTTCTACGCCGGTGCCGTGCTCGTGCCGGTGATCCTGGGCAACAGCCTCGGGCTCTCCCGGCAGGAGCTCGTCTACCTCATCAACGCCGACCTGGTCACCGCCGGGATCGCCACCATCATCCAGGCATGGGGCTTCTGGCGGATCGGCGCACGGCTGCCGCTCGTCCAGGGCGCGACCTTCACGGCCGTCTCGCCCATGATCGCCATCGGGCAGGGAGCCGGTGGCGGCACCGCCGGGCTGCTGGTGGTGTACGGCGCCGTCATCACCGGCGGTGTCGCGACCTTCCTCCTCGCCCCGTTCGCGGGCAGGCTGACGGCGTACTTCCCCCCGATCGTCACCGGCACCCTCCTCACGGTCATCGGCATCGTCCTCATACCGGTGGCACTCCAGGACGTCGGCGGTGGTGCGGCGCTGAGCGGCGGGCCCCGCTACGGGGACCACGTCAGCCTCGCGTACGCGGGAGGGACGCTCCTGTTCATCCTGCTGGTGGTGCGGTTCGGCGGCCCCTTCCTGCGCAGCGTCGCCGTGCTGCTCGGACTGGTCGGCGGAACGGCCGTCGCCTGGCTGCTCGGAGACGCCGACCTCGGGGCGGTCGAGCAGGCCGAGTGGCTCGGCGTCAGCACCCCCTTCCACTACGGGCTGCCGCACTTCTCGGTCTTCCCCATGCTCGCGATGGTCGTCGTCATGCTCATCACCATGGTGGAGACGACCGGAGACGTGTACGCCATGGGCGAGATCACCGACCGGCACGTCGACGGCGAGACGGTCAGCCGCGCGCTGCGGGCCGACGGCGTCGCCACGGTGCTGGGCGGAGTGTTCAACTCCTTCCCGTACGTGGCGTTCGCGGAGAACATCGGTCTGGTCCGGATATCCCGCGTCACCAGCCGGTTCGTCGTGGTGGCAGCCGGCGTCTTCATGATCCTTCTCGGCCTTGTGCCGAAGGCCGGCGCGGTGGTGGCCTCCGTACCCCACCCGGTGCTCGGCGCCGCGGCCGTCGTGATGTTCGGCATGGTCGCCACCGTCGGCATCCAGATCCTCGCCAAGGTCGACCTCAGGCAGGAACGCAACGCCCTCATCCTGGCCGTCAGTCTCGGCGCCGCGATGCTCCCGACCGCCGTCGCACCGTTCTTCGAGCGGATGCCGACCGAGGTGCGGGCCGTCCTGGGCAGCGGGATCACCCTCGGCACACTCTCGGCGGTCCTCCTGAACCTCTTCTTCCACGTGTTCGAGAGCCGCCGTGAACGGGAGGACATCGACTGGGACGGACTGGCCGCGTACGAGGACGGGGCAGGTCCGCAGACCGGCACGGCCCGCTGA
- a CDS encoding NAD(P)/FAD-dependent oxidoreductase translates to MHDAALARSAPDHRLMTSAVVVGGGPNGLAAAALLAKAGLEVTVLEAADEVGGGTRSYEAILPGLLHDHCSAIHPMAVTSPALRSLDLERHGLRWLLPDIDCVHPLDDGSAGVLLRSVEDTASGLGADGSRYRALIEPSVRRWEALAEDVMGPLLRIPSHPLLLARFGLPTVLPAAALARLFRTPAAQALWAGVAAHAFRPLSHPLSSAIGLGILTAGHTAGWAVAEGGSQSITRAMEALLLEHGGTIHTGVRITDAAQIPPADVTLLDLDPGQIASVYGDRLPPRVRTAYRRFRRGPGAFKVDLAVEDGVPWTNEHARRAGTVHLGGPLAEVARGEKDVTAGRMPEHPFVLVGQQYLADPSRSVGNVHPVYTYAHVPYGYEGDATEAILRQLERFAPGVRERVVGLQSNRPADFATANANFVGGDILTGAKTIPQLVLGARPALDPYATGLPGVFVCSAAVPPGPGAHGMCGAGAARSALRHLGIRPD, encoded by the coding sequence ATCCACGACGCAGCCCTCGCCCGTTCCGCCCCTGACCACCGCCTCATGACGTCCGCGGTCGTCGTCGGCGGTGGTCCCAACGGGCTCGCCGCCGCTGCCCTGCTCGCGAAGGCAGGCCTGGAGGTCACCGTCCTCGAAGCCGCCGACGAGGTCGGCGGCGGCACCCGCAGCTACGAGGCGATCCTGCCGGGACTGCTGCACGACCACTGCTCGGCCATCCACCCCATGGCCGTCACCTCGCCCGCGCTCCGGTCGCTCGACCTGGAACGCCACGGGCTGCGCTGGCTGCTTCCGGACATCGACTGTGTGCATCCACTGGACGACGGGTCCGCCGGGGTGCTGCTGCGCTCCGTCGAGGACACCGCCTCGGGGCTCGGCGCCGACGGCAGCCGCTACCGGGCCCTGATAGAGCCTTCGGTACGGCGCTGGGAGGCACTCGCCGAGGACGTCATGGGCCCCCTGCTGCGGATCCCGTCGCACCCGCTGCTGCTCGCCCGCTTCGGTCTGCCCACCGTCCTGCCCGCCGCCGCCCTCGCACGCCTCTTCCGGACCCCCGCGGCGCAGGCGCTGTGGGCAGGCGTCGCGGCCCACGCCTTCCGCCCGCTGTCCCACCCGCTCAGCTCGGCGATCGGACTCGGCATCCTCACTGCCGGCCACACCGCCGGATGGGCCGTGGCCGAAGGCGGCTCACAGTCCATCACCCGCGCCATGGAGGCTCTGCTCCTGGAGCACGGCGGCACCATCCACACCGGGGTACGTATCACCGACGCCGCGCAGATCCCGCCCGCCGACGTCACCCTCCTCGACCTCGACCCCGGCCAGATCGCGTCCGTGTACGGCGACCGCCTGCCGCCCCGTGTACGGACCGCGTACCGCCGCTTCCGCCGGGGCCCCGGCGCCTTCAAGGTCGACCTGGCCGTCGAGGACGGCGTGCCCTGGACGAACGAACACGCCCGGCGCGCGGGCACCGTGCACCTCGGCGGGCCGCTCGCCGAGGTGGCGCGGGGGGAGAAGGACGTGACGGCCGGCCGGATGCCGGAGCACCCCTTCGTCCTGGTCGGCCAGCAGTATCTGGCGGATCCCTCGCGGTCGGTGGGGAACGTCCACCCCGTCTATACGTACGCCCACGTTCCGTACGGCTACGAAGGGGACGCCACCGAGGCGATCCTGCGGCAGCTGGAGCGCTTCGCCCCCGGCGTACGGGAACGCGTCGTGGGCCTGCAGAGCAACCGACCCGCCGACTTCGCCACCGCCAACGCCAACTTCGTGGGCGGCGACATCCTCACGGGAGCCAAGACGATCCCTCAACTCGTCCTCGGCGCCCGCCCGGCACTCGACCCGTACGCCACCGGCCTGCCCGGGGTGTTCGTGTGTTCGGCCGCCGTCCCGCCGGGCCCCGGGGCCCATGGCATGTGCGGCGCCGGGGCGGCGAGGTCCGCGCTGCGGCACCTCGGCATCCGGCCCGACTGA
- a CDS encoding MFS transporter, with translation MPADRAARGWLPAAAALFAAGWGANQFTPLAVVYRTQEHWPSVPVAAMFTTYLLGLLPGLLLGGPFADRLGRRRVVRHALVLSAAASALLAAADMSQNAVYVSRLATGVAAGVILTAGTPWLEELSSGAKRPGAGARRATYATGGGFAAGALTAGVLAEWLPQPMVLPCLVHSLLALLVLGATTTVPETARPSPVVPWEPRIARLRRAAVTHRRFVRVVLPASPAVFCAATVAYVVLPSLVADRVPGYAPVFSGLVTALTLVVGMAVQPLAVRLDHAHSARATLVSMVTVIAGLLVGACAVYGNSAGLVLAAAVLLGAGYGLTLASGLMEIERLATPKAVPSTAFLHQGATYSGFLTPLFLAVAAGAAPYPALLAALAAVGLLCLVITARFSRRSLP, from the coding sequence ATGCCCGCAGATCGCGCCGCGCGCGGCTGGCTTCCGGCGGCGGCCGCGCTCTTCGCCGCCGGGTGGGGCGCGAACCAGTTCACGCCGCTCGCGGTCGTGTACCGGACGCAGGAGCACTGGCCCTCCGTCCCGGTCGCCGCCATGTTCACCACCTACCTGCTGGGGCTCCTCCCCGGTCTGCTGCTCGGCGGCCCGTTCGCGGACCGGCTCGGCAGGCGGCGCGTGGTGCGGCATGCGCTGGTACTGTCCGCCGCCGCCAGCGCCCTACTGGCGGCGGCGGACATGTCCCAGAACGCCGTGTACGTCAGCCGTCTGGCCACCGGCGTCGCGGCCGGCGTCATCCTGACCGCCGGCACCCCATGGCTGGAAGAACTGTCCTCCGGTGCGAAGCGCCCGGGCGCCGGTGCCCGCCGTGCGACGTACGCCACGGGTGGCGGCTTCGCCGCCGGGGCGCTGACGGCGGGCGTCCTCGCCGAATGGCTGCCGCAGCCGATGGTGCTGCCCTGCCTCGTCCACTCCCTGCTGGCCCTGCTGGTGCTCGGCGCGACCACCACCGTGCCGGAGACCGCACGGCCCTCCCCCGTCGTCCCCTGGGAGCCGCGCATCGCCCGTCTGCGCCGGGCGGCCGTCACGCACCGCCGCTTCGTACGGGTGGTGCTGCCGGCGAGCCCGGCCGTCTTCTGCGCCGCCACGGTGGCCTATGTCGTGCTGCCGTCGTTGGTGGCCGACCGCGTTCCGGGTTACGCACCTGTGTTCAGCGGTCTGGTGACGGCGCTGACGCTCGTCGTGGGCATGGCCGTCCAGCCCCTGGCCGTCCGGCTGGACCACGCGCACAGCGCGCGGGCGACCCTTGTCTCGATGGTCACCGTGATCGCCGGACTTCTGGTGGGCGCCTGCGCCGTGTACGGGAACTCCGCGGGCCTGGTGCTGGCAGCGGCGGTCCTCCTGGGCGCCGGATACGGCCTCACCCTGGCCTCGGGGCTCATGGAGATCGAACGCCTGGCGACACCGAAGGCCGTGCCCTCGACGGCGTTCCTCCACCAGGGCGCCACCTACAGCGGCTTCCTGACGCCGCTGTTTCTCGCGGTGGCCGCCGGGGCCGCTCCGTACCCCGCCCTGCTGGCGGCCCTGGCGGCCGTGGGGCTGCTGTGCCTGGTGATCACCGCGCGGTTCAGCCGCCGGAGCCTTCCGTGA
- a CDS encoding DUF998 domain-containing protein, which yields MRSVPRWSLLSSGCAPVLLAGGWMIAADMEGSAYDPFTQTISVLAAYGAAGFWVMTGALLALGACHLLTAWGLRPAALAGRLTLAAGGVTAFVVALLPVPSSGGSLRHGSVAAVGFVLLAVWPVLAAVRGGAAPWGLRPAPALAATALMGLGAAWFLVEINRHGPAGVAERLVTCVQSVWPFVVVASCLLHRENDTSAE from the coding sequence ATGCGATCCGTTCCCAGGTGGTCCCTTCTTTCGTCGGGGTGTGCCCCCGTCCTGTTGGCCGGAGGCTGGATGATCGCGGCGGACATGGAGGGGTCCGCCTACGATCCCTTCACCCAGACGATCAGCGTCCTGGCCGCCTACGGAGCCGCGGGATTCTGGGTGATGACCGGCGCCCTGCTCGCGTTGGGCGCCTGCCATCTGTTGACCGCCTGGGGGCTGCGCCCCGCCGCGCTCGCCGGACGGCTGACGCTGGCCGCCGGCGGAGTCACGGCGTTCGTGGTGGCGTTGCTGCCGGTGCCGAGCAGCGGGGGTTCCCTGCGCCACGGTTCGGTCGCCGCGGTCGGCTTCGTCCTCCTGGCCGTGTGGCCGGTTCTGGCCGCCGTCCGCGGCGGAGCCGCACCGTGGGGCCTACGACCCGCGCCCGCCCTCGCGGCGACCGCCCTGATGGGCCTCGGCGCGGCCTGGTTCCTGGTCGAGATCAACCGCCACGGCCCCGCCGGTGTCGCCGAACGCCTCGTGACCTGTGTGCAGTCCGTGTGGCCTTTCGTGGTCGTCGCGTCCTGCCTCCTCCATCGCGAGAACGACACTTCCGCGGAGTGA
- the fdhD gene encoding formate dehydrogenase accessory sulfurtransferase FdhD has product MGRVTVRRRVLRVREGVSSHRPDTLAAEEPMEIRVGGRPLTVTMRTPGDDFDLAAGFLVSEGVVHAADEVAGIRYCAGATADGGNTYNVVDVVLAPGVAAPDASLERNFYTTSSCGLCGKASLDAVRTTAAWSVAEDPLRIGPEVMTALPDRLRAAQRVFDTTGGLHAAGLFSADGELLCLREDVGRHNAVDKVVGHALRSGLLPLRESVLMVSGRASFELVQKAVMAGIPMLAAVSAPSSLAVDLAEESGLTLVGFLRGASMNVYTGSERLQPLPVA; this is encoded by the coding sequence ATGGGACGAGTGACCGTACGACGGCGGGTGCTGCGCGTTCGGGAGGGGGTGTCCTCGCACCGACCGGACACCCTGGCGGCCGAGGAGCCGATGGAGATCCGGGTCGGCGGGCGCCCGCTCACCGTCACCATGCGCACCCCTGGCGACGACTTCGACCTCGCGGCCGGGTTCCTGGTGAGCGAGGGCGTGGTGCATGCCGCCGACGAGGTGGCGGGGATCCGGTACTGCGCGGGCGCCACGGCCGACGGCGGCAACACGTACAACGTGGTGGACGTCGTCCTGGCCCCGGGCGTCGCCGCCCCCGACGCGTCGCTGGAGCGGAACTTCTACACCACCTCCTCATGCGGGCTTTGCGGCAAGGCCAGCCTGGACGCGGTGCGCACCACGGCGGCGTGGTCCGTCGCCGAGGACCCGCTGCGCATCGGACCGGAGGTGATGACCGCCCTGCCGGACCGGCTGCGGGCGGCCCAGCGGGTGTTCGACACCACGGGCGGCCTGCACGCCGCCGGGCTCTTCTCCGCCGACGGTGAGCTGTTGTGTCTGCGGGAGGACGTGGGGCGGCACAACGCCGTGGACAAGGTCGTGGGCCACGCCCTGCGGTCGGGACTGCTGCCGCTGCGCGAATCGGTGCTGATGGTGAGTGGCCGGGCCTCGTTCGAGCTGGTGCAGAAGGCGGTGATGGCCGGAATCCCGATGCTGGCGGCCGTCTCCGCGCCGTCCTCGCTCGCCGTGGACCTGGCCGAGGAGAGCGGGTTGACCCTGGTCGGATTCCTGCGCGGCGCCTCGATGAACGTCTACACCGGGTCCGAGCGCCTGCAACCGCTGCCCGTGGCATGA
- a CDS encoding peptidase inhibitor family I36 protein, producing the protein MSLKRMTVVGAVTLAVLGANVVAATGAAASPTATIAKDGWCDTEEVCLYYNSNLGGGMLDVTYNLLTYVTEDFKCSLDGSGGLDICNGSGSSVWNNAASVRNKSRCDVVIYYNTGQRGPSQLIPRFSWANLNATLKNNNASHKFVNC; encoded by the coding sequence GTGTCACTCAAGCGCATGACCGTAGTCGGAGCCGTCACTCTCGCCGTTCTCGGCGCGAACGTTGTGGCGGCGACCGGAGCGGCGGCATCACCGACGGCGACGATCGCCAAGGATGGTTGGTGCGACACGGAGGAGGTCTGCCTCTATTACAACTCGAACCTCGGGGGCGGCATGCTCGACGTCACCTACAACTTGCTCACTTACGTCACCGAAGACTTCAAGTGTTCGCTTGACGGCAGCGGCGGGCTGGACATCTGTAACGGATCCGGCAGCAGTGTCTGGAACAACGCGGCCTCCGTGCGCAACAAGAGCCGTTGCGACGTGGTCATCTACTACAACACCGGCCAGCGCGGCCCTTCTCAGCTCATTCCACGCTTCAGCTGGGCCAATCTGAATGCCACGTTGAAGAACAACAACGCATCGCACAAGTTCGTCAACTGCTGA
- a CDS encoding alpha-ketoglutarate-dependent dioxygenase AlkB: MTAPRPQMPGLQGSLFDQGADIRPGPLGSVRRVALDGGAWVDHLPGWFHGADALFEELAEGVPWQAEERKMYDNVVAVPRLLAYYREGAPLPHPALVEAREALSAHYASELGESFVTAGLCLYRDGRDSVAWHGDRMGRSATQDTMIAILSLGDPRDLALRPRGGGPVALRLPLGHGDLVVMGGSCQRTWEHAIPKTTRAVGPRISVQFRPRGVG, translated from the coding sequence ATGACCGCACCGCGACCACAGATGCCCGGCTTGCAGGGCTCGCTCTTCGATCAGGGCGCCGACATCCGGCCCGGCCCACTGGGCAGCGTCCGGCGGGTCGCGCTCGACGGCGGGGCCTGGGTCGACCACCTGCCCGGGTGGTTCCACGGGGCCGACGCGCTGTTCGAGGAGCTGGCCGAGGGCGTCCCGTGGCAGGCCGAGGAGCGCAAGATGTACGACAACGTGGTCGCCGTACCCCGCCTCCTCGCCTACTACCGCGAGGGCGCCCCCCTCCCGCACCCCGCTCTCGTCGAAGCTCGCGAGGCTCTGAGCGCCCACTACGCATCCGAGCTCGGCGAATCCTTCGTCACCGCCGGCCTCTGCCTGTACCGCGACGGCCGCGACAGCGTGGCCTGGCACGGTGACCGCATGGGGCGCTCCGCCACGCAGGACACCATGATCGCCATCCTCTCCCTGGGCGACCCCCGTGACCTCGCCCTCCGCCCCCGCGGCGGCGGTCCCGTCGCCCTCCGGCTCCCCCTGGGCCACGGCGACCTCGTGGTGATGGGCGGCTCCTGCCAACGCACCTGGGAACACGCGATCCCGAAGACGACCCGCGCGGTCGGGCCGCGCATCAGCGTCCAGTTCCGCCCCCGTGGCGTGGGCTGA
- a CDS encoding FdhF/YdeP family oxidoreductase, translated as MTSIEDPSDDLSVTPPRTWATGVPAVTHALEYALGQTSVRRTALTLLNINQAKGFDCPGCAWPEPAPGERHRNEYCENGAKHIADEATSRRVTADFFRAYSIAELGRRSDYWLNQQGRLTEPMVKRSGASHYEPIGWDDALGILAEELRRLDSPDEALFYVSGRLNNEAAFLLQLFARAYGTNNLPDCSNMCHESSGFGLGETLGIGKGSVSLDDIHHSDLIFVVGQNPGTNHPRMLSALEETKRNGGQVVAVNTLPEAGLMRFKHPQRARGVIGKGTPIADQFLHIRAGGDLALFQALNLLLLEAEDAAPGTVLDRSFIDSDTTGFEEFAEHARKIRWDDVIAATGLTREEIEEVHQRVLNAKSVIVCWAMGLTQQKHGVPSIREIVNFLLLRGNIGRPGAGVCPVRGHSNVQGDRTMGVWERMPQAFLDSLGREFDFTPPSHHGLDAVDSIRAMRDGKAHVFLGVAGNFVRATPDSAVTEQAMRNCRLTAQISTKLNRSHTVCGETALILPTLGRSDRDIQESGEQFYTVEDSMSEVHASRGRLAPASPHLLSEVAIISRLARRTLGDSVDIPWELFERDYGTIRDRIARVIPGFEDFNARVDRPGGFTLPNPVNHGVYPTPSGKAVFTRNEFTMLRAPKGHLILQTLRSHDQWNTVPYAMNDRYRGIHNARRVVLVNPDDLADLGLADRDLVDLVGVWDDGVERRAPGFRVVAYPTSPGSAASYYPETNVLVPLDSVADISNCPTSKGVVVRLEPARDSD; from the coding sequence ATGACCAGCATCGAGGACCCCAGCGACGACCTCTCGGTCACCCCGCCCAGGACCTGGGCGACCGGCGTTCCCGCCGTGACGCACGCGTTGGAGTACGCGCTGGGGCAGACGTCCGTGCGGCGTACCGCTCTGACCCTGCTGAACATCAATCAGGCCAAGGGATTCGACTGCCCCGGATGCGCCTGGCCGGAGCCCGCGCCCGGTGAGCGGCATAGGAACGAGTACTGCGAGAACGGTGCGAAGCACATCGCCGACGAAGCCACCTCTCGACGCGTCACCGCCGATTTCTTCCGTGCGTACTCGATCGCCGAGCTGGGCCGTAGGTCCGACTACTGGCTCAACCAGCAGGGCCGGCTCACGGAGCCCATGGTCAAGCGGTCCGGTGCCTCGCACTACGAGCCGATCGGCTGGGACGACGCCCTTGGCATTCTCGCCGAGGAGCTGCGCCGCCTCGACTCCCCCGACGAGGCCCTCTTCTACGTCTCCGGCCGGCTCAACAACGAAGCCGCTTTCCTGCTCCAGCTGTTCGCCCGCGCGTACGGCACCAACAACCTGCCCGACTGCTCCAACATGTGCCACGAGTCCAGCGGCTTCGGGCTCGGGGAGACCCTCGGCATCGGCAAGGGCAGTGTGTCGCTCGACGACATCCACCACTCCGACCTGATCTTCGTCGTGGGGCAGAACCCGGGCACCAACCACCCGCGCATGTTGTCCGCCCTCGAGGAGACCAAGCGCAACGGCGGCCAGGTCGTGGCGGTCAACACGCTGCCCGAGGCCGGTCTGATGCGGTTCAAGCACCCACAGCGGGCGCGGGGCGTGATCGGCAAGGGCACCCCGATCGCCGACCAGTTCCTCCATATACGCGCCGGTGGCGACCTCGCCCTCTTCCAGGCGCTGAACCTGCTGCTCCTGGAGGCGGAGGACGCCGCTCCGGGCACGGTCCTCGACCGGTCCTTCATCGACTCCGACACCACCGGCTTCGAGGAGTTCGCGGAGCACGCCCGCAAGATCCGCTGGGACGACGTCATCGCCGCGACCGGTCTGACCCGTGAGGAGATCGAGGAGGTCCACCAGCGCGTGCTGAACGCCAAGAGCGTCATCGTGTGCTGGGCGATGGGTCTGACCCAGCAGAAGCACGGCGTTCCCAGCATCCGCGAGATCGTCAACTTCCTGCTGCTGCGCGGCAACATCGGCAGGCCCGGCGCCGGCGTCTGCCCCGTCCGCGGCCACTCCAACGTCCAGGGCGACCGCACCATGGGTGTGTGGGAGCGGATGCCGCAGGCGTTCCTCGATTCCCTCGGCCGCGAGTTCGATTTCACGCCTCCCTCCCACCACGGCCTGGACGCGGTCGACTCGATCCGCGCCATGCGCGACGGGAAGGCCCATGTCTTCCTCGGCGTCGCCGGGAACTTCGTGCGCGCCACTCCCGACAGCGCCGTCACCGAACAGGCCATGCGCAACTGCCGGCTGACGGCGCAGATCTCCACCAAGCTCAACCGCTCCCACACCGTGTGCGGTGAAACGGCGCTGATCCTGCCGACCCTGGGCCGCAGCGACCGCGACATCCAGGAGAGCGGCGAGCAGTTCTACACCGTCGAGGACTCCATGAGCGAGGTCCACGCCTCCCGCGGCCGCCTCGCCCCCGCCTCTCCGCATCTGCTCAGCGAGGTCGCGATCATCTCGCGTCTGGCCCGGCGCACGCTCGGCGACTCGGTGGACATCCCCTGGGAGCTGTTCGAGCGGGACTACGGCACGATCCGCGACCGCATCGCGCGCGTGATCCCCGGCTTCGAGGACTTCAACGCCCGCGTCGACAGGCCCGGCGGCTTCACCCTGCCCAACCCCGTCAACCACGGCGTGTACCCGACCCCCAGCGGCAAGGCCGTCTTCACCCGCAACGAGTTCACGATGCTGCGCGCGCCCAAGGGGCACCTCATCCTGCAGACGCTGCGCTCCCACGACCAGTGGAACACCGTCCCGTACGCGATGAACGACCGCTACCGGGGCATCCACAACGCCCGCCGCGTCGTCCTGGTCAACCCCGACGATCTGGCCGACCTCGGCCTCGCCGACCGCGACCTCGTCGACCTCGTCGGCGTCTGGGACGACGGCGTCGAGCGCCGAGCCCCCGGGTTCCGGGTCGTGGCGTATCCGACCAGCCCCGGCTCAGCCGCCTCGTACTACCCCGAGACCAATGTCCTGGTCCCTCTCGACAGCGTCGCCGACATCAGCAACTGCCCCACGTCCAAGGGCGTGGTGGTCCGTCTGGAACCGGCACGCGACTCCGACTGA
- a CDS encoding LysR family transcriptional regulator: MLFRQLEYLVALSRERHFARAAQACYVSQPALSEAIRKLEEELDVPLVRRGRTYEGLTPEGERIVVWAQRILADRDALKDEVGALRTGLSGTIRIGSVPTAVGAVSLLTAPFCVAHPLVRVEVIADLQSQDILRQLRNFEIDAGITYLHKGFSEDFRSVPLYEERYVLLTSAADMPVHRATATWAEASRLPLCLLTGAMQGRQVLDEVFAEAGVEPSPRVETDSVAALFAHVRTGRWASVVPHTWLHVFGVPHGMRAVPLVEPARTVPVGLVVTAREPGSVLARALTAVARQTDVAAALDHLPGDPAPP, from the coding sequence GTGCTGTTCCGTCAACTCGAGTACCTGGTCGCCCTCTCCCGGGAGCGTCACTTCGCCCGGGCCGCCCAGGCCTGCTACGTCTCCCAGCCCGCGCTCTCCGAGGCGATCCGGAAGCTGGAGGAGGAGCTGGACGTGCCGCTGGTCCGGCGCGGGCGCACGTACGAGGGCCTCACGCCCGAGGGCGAGCGCATCGTGGTGTGGGCGCAGCGGATCCTGGCCGACCGCGACGCCCTCAAGGACGAGGTCGGCGCCCTGCGCACCGGGTTGAGCGGCACGATACGGATCGGTTCGGTCCCGACCGCCGTCGGCGCCGTCTCCCTGCTGACCGCCCCCTTCTGCGTGGCCCATCCGCTGGTGAGGGTGGAGGTGATAGCGGACCTCCAGTCGCAGGACATCCTCCGGCAGTTGCGGAACTTCGAGATCGACGCCGGGATCACGTATCTGCACAAGGGTTTCTCGGAGGACTTCCGGTCGGTCCCGCTGTACGAGGAGCGGTACGTGCTCCTGACCAGTGCCGCCGACATGCCCGTCCATCGGGCGACGGCGACCTGGGCGGAGGCGTCCCGGCTGCCCTTGTGCCTGCTGACGGGTGCCATGCAGGGCCGCCAGGTGCTGGACGAGGTGTTCGCCGAGGCCGGGGTGGAGCCGTCGCCCCGGGTCGAGACCGATTCGGTGGCCGCCCTGTTCGCCCACGTCAGGACGGGCCGGTGGGCCAGCGTCGTGCCGCACACCTGGCTGCACGTCTTCGGCGTCCCGCACGGCATGAGGGCGGTGCCGCTGGTCGAGCCTGCCCGCACGGTGCCGGTCGGTCTCGTGGTCACCGCCCGGGAGCCCGGTTCGGTCTTGGCCCGGGCGCTGACGGCCGTCGCCCGACAGACCGATGTCGCCGCCGCCCTGGACCACCTCCCCGGGGATCCCGCGCCCCCGTAG